In Puntigrus tetrazona isolate hp1 chromosome 22, ASM1883169v1, whole genome shotgun sequence, one genomic interval encodes:
- the btbd2a gene encoding BTB/POZ domain-containing protein 2a isoform X1, with protein sequence MRCCVCLFQQSLQCSPSKMAAGESNSRSSCLNLSNSGPLGNAPPSNSAHSSPASNGGAVAAAGGVNRSAGNANPRSGPENGGGAESAVRSAPSAHNPPRQSVGPSGATSGAASNMTATPSSSSSSSSSTASSAAADASAAVASLPSSPASVLVYREPVYNWQATKSTVKERFAFLFNNEVLSDVHFLVGKGMGVQRIPAHRFALAVGSAVFDAMFNGGMATTSTEIELPDVEPAAFLALLKFLYSDEVQIGPETVMTTLYTAKKYAVPALEAHCVEFLKKNLRADNAFMLLTQARLFDEPQLASLCLENIDKNTADALAAEGFTDIDLDTLVAVLERDTLGVREVRLFGAAVRWADAEAQRQQLQPTPENKRRVLGKALSLIRFPLMTIEEFAAGPAQSGILTDREVVSLFLHFTVNPKPHVEFIDRPRCCLRGKECSITRFSQVESRWGYSGTSDRIRFSVNRRIFVVGFGLYGSIHGPTDYQVNIQIIHTDSNTVLGQNDTGFSCDGTASTFRVMFKEPVEILPSVNYIACATLKGPDSHYGTKGMRKVTHEAPATGTKTCFTFCYAAGNNNGTSVEDGQIPEVIFYT encoded by the exons ATGCGCTGTTGTGTATGTTTATTCCAGCAAAGCCTGCAGTGTTCGCCATCCAAGATGGCTGCGGGTGAAAGCAACAGCCGATCCTCGTGCCTAAACCTGTCTAATTCGGGGCCGCTGGGCAATGCGCCGCCGAGCAACAGCGCCCACTCCTCACCCGCCAGCAACGGGGGAGCCGTGGCCGCAGCCGGGGGGGTGAACCGGAGCGCGGGGAACGCGAACCCCCGGTCGGGCCCGGAGAACGGCGGAGGCGCCGAGTCTGCGGTGAGGAGCGCCCCGAGCGCGCACAACCCTCCGCGGCAGTCGGTCGGTCCGAGCGGAGCGACTTCAGGCGCTGCGTCAAACATGACGGCgacaccatcatcatcatcctcctcatcctcgtCCACCGCATCCTCCGCCGCCGCCGACGCGTCCGCCGCCGTCGCCTCGCTTCCCAGCAGCCCGGCTTCGGTTTTGGTTTATCGAGAGCCGGTCTACAACTGGCAAGCGACAAAAAGTACAGTGAAAGAAaggtttgcatttttgtttaacaaCGAAGTGCTAAGTGACGTCCATTTTTTGGTTGGGAAGGGAATGGGAGTGCAGCGCATTCCAGCGCACAG ATTTGCTCTCGCTGTGGGAAGTGCCGTGTTTGATGCCATGTTCAACGGTGGCATGGCAACAACGTCGACCGAAATTGAACTGCCAGATGTGGAACCGGCTGCATTTCTAGCCCTTCTCAA ATTTTTATACTCCGATGAAGTGCAAATTGGACCGGAGACCGTCATGACCACGCTTTACACGGCCAAAAAGTACGCAGTACCGGCGCTCGAAGCCCACTGCGTCGAATTCTTGAAGAAAAACCTACGTGCTGACAATGCTTTCATGTTGCTTACCCAG GCACGGCTTTTTGACGAGCCCCAGCTGGCTAGTCTCTGTTTAGAGAATATCGACAAGAACACCGCTGATGCTCTAGCCGCCGAGGGATTTACGGATATCGACCTCG ACACCCTTGTGGCGGTCCTGGAGAGAGACACGCTGGGTGTACGGGAAGTGCGTCTCTTCGGGGCTGCGGTTCGTTGGGCGGATGCTGAGGCCCAAAGGCAACAGTTGCAGCCCACGCCGGAGAACAAGCGTAGAGTGTTGGGAAAAGCTCTTTCCCTTATTCGCTTCCCGCTTATGACTATTGAAGAGTTCGCAGCAG GTCCGGCTCAGTCTGGTATACTCACGGACCGGGAGGTGGTCAGTCTGTTCCTGCATTTTACCGTCAATCCAAAACCACACGTCGAGTTTATCGACCGGCCCCGCTGTTGCCTCCGGGGGAAAGAGTGCAGTATCACACGTTTCAGTCAAGTGGAGAGCCGCTGGGGCTACAGCGGAACCAGTGACCGCATCCG GTTTTCGGTGAACCGCAGAATATTCGTGGTGGGATTTGGGCTCTATGGGTCCATACACGGTCCAACTGACTATCAGGTCAACATCCAg attataCATACAGATAGCAATACAGTTCTCGGTCAGAACGATACAGGCTTCAGCTGCGATGGAACGGCCAGTACCTTCCGAGTCATGTTCAAGGAGCCTGTGGAAATTCTTCCCAGCGTCAACTACATTGCCTGCGCCACCCTCAAG GGGCCAGACTCTCATTATGGGACCAAAGGGATGCGTAAAGTCACCCACGAAGCCCCTGCTACTGGTACAAAGACCTGCTTTACGTTCTGCTACGCTGCAGGCAACAACAATGGCACTTCTGTAGAGGATGGACAAATCCCAGAGGTCATCTTCTACACATAA
- the btbd2a gene encoding BTB/POZ domain-containing protein 2a isoform X2 has translation MRCCVCLFQQSLQCSPSKMAAGESNSRSSCLNLSNSGPLGNAPPSNSAHSSPASNGGAVAAAGGVNRSAGNANPRSGPENGGGAESAVRSAPSAHNPPRQSVGPSGATSGAASNMTATPSSSSSSSSSTASSAAADASAAVASLPSSPASVLVYREPVYNWQATKSTVKERFALAVGSAVFDAMFNGGMATTSTEIELPDVEPAAFLALLKFLYSDEVQIGPETVMTTLYTAKKYAVPALEAHCVEFLKKNLRADNAFMLLTQARLFDEPQLASLCLENIDKNTADALAAEGFTDIDLDTLVAVLERDTLGVREVRLFGAAVRWADAEAQRQQLQPTPENKRRVLGKALSLIRFPLMTIEEFAAGPAQSGILTDREVVSLFLHFTVNPKPHVEFIDRPRCCLRGKECSITRFSQVESRWGYSGTSDRIRFSVNRRIFVVGFGLYGSIHGPTDYQVNIQIIHTDSNTVLGQNDTGFSCDGTASTFRVMFKEPVEILPSVNYIACATLKGPDSHYGTKGMRKVTHEAPATGTKTCFTFCYAAGNNNGTSVEDGQIPEVIFYT, from the exons ATGCGCTGTTGTGTATGTTTATTCCAGCAAAGCCTGCAGTGTTCGCCATCCAAGATGGCTGCGGGTGAAAGCAACAGCCGATCCTCGTGCCTAAACCTGTCTAATTCGGGGCCGCTGGGCAATGCGCCGCCGAGCAACAGCGCCCACTCCTCACCCGCCAGCAACGGGGGAGCCGTGGCCGCAGCCGGGGGGGTGAACCGGAGCGCGGGGAACGCGAACCCCCGGTCGGGCCCGGAGAACGGCGGAGGCGCCGAGTCTGCGGTGAGGAGCGCCCCGAGCGCGCACAACCCTCCGCGGCAGTCGGTCGGTCCGAGCGGAGCGACTTCAGGCGCTGCGTCAAACATGACGGCgacaccatcatcatcatcctcctcatcctcgtCCACCGCATCCTCCGCCGCCGCCGACGCGTCCGCCGCCGTCGCCTCGCTTCCCAGCAGCCCGGCTTCGGTTTTGGTTTATCGAGAGCCGGTCTACAACTGGCAAGCGACAAAAAGTACAGTGAAAGAAag ATTTGCTCTCGCTGTGGGAAGTGCCGTGTTTGATGCCATGTTCAACGGTGGCATGGCAACAACGTCGACCGAAATTGAACTGCCAGATGTGGAACCGGCTGCATTTCTAGCCCTTCTCAA ATTTTTATACTCCGATGAAGTGCAAATTGGACCGGAGACCGTCATGACCACGCTTTACACGGCCAAAAAGTACGCAGTACCGGCGCTCGAAGCCCACTGCGTCGAATTCTTGAAGAAAAACCTACGTGCTGACAATGCTTTCATGTTGCTTACCCAG GCACGGCTTTTTGACGAGCCCCAGCTGGCTAGTCTCTGTTTAGAGAATATCGACAAGAACACCGCTGATGCTCTAGCCGCCGAGGGATTTACGGATATCGACCTCG ACACCCTTGTGGCGGTCCTGGAGAGAGACACGCTGGGTGTACGGGAAGTGCGTCTCTTCGGGGCTGCGGTTCGTTGGGCGGATGCTGAGGCCCAAAGGCAACAGTTGCAGCCCACGCCGGAGAACAAGCGTAGAGTGTTGGGAAAAGCTCTTTCCCTTATTCGCTTCCCGCTTATGACTATTGAAGAGTTCGCAGCAG GTCCGGCTCAGTCTGGTATACTCACGGACCGGGAGGTGGTCAGTCTGTTCCTGCATTTTACCGTCAATCCAAAACCACACGTCGAGTTTATCGACCGGCCCCGCTGTTGCCTCCGGGGGAAAGAGTGCAGTATCACACGTTTCAGTCAAGTGGAGAGCCGCTGGGGCTACAGCGGAACCAGTGACCGCATCCG GTTTTCGGTGAACCGCAGAATATTCGTGGTGGGATTTGGGCTCTATGGGTCCATACACGGTCCAACTGACTATCAGGTCAACATCCAg attataCATACAGATAGCAATACAGTTCTCGGTCAGAACGATACAGGCTTCAGCTGCGATGGAACGGCCAGTACCTTCCGAGTCATGTTCAAGGAGCCTGTGGAAATTCTTCCCAGCGTCAACTACATTGCCTGCGCCACCCTCAAG GGGCCAGACTCTCATTATGGGACCAAAGGGATGCGTAAAGTCACCCACGAAGCCCCTGCTACTGGTACAAAGACCTGCTTTACGTTCTGCTACGCTGCAGGCAACAACAATGGCACTTCTGTAGAGGATGGACAAATCCCAGAGGTCATCTTCTACACATAA
- the btbd2a gene encoding BTB/POZ domain-containing protein 2a isoform X3 — MRCCVCLFQQSLQCSPSKMAAGESNSRSSCLNLSNSGPLGNAPPSNSAHSSPASNGGAVAAAGGVNRSAGNANPRSGPENGGGAESAVRSAPSAHNPPRQSVGPSGATSGAASNMTATPSSSSSSSSSTASSAAADASAAVASLPSSPASVLVYREPVYNWQATKSTVKERFLYSDEVQIGPETVMTTLYTAKKYAVPALEAHCVEFLKKNLRADNAFMLLTQARLFDEPQLASLCLENIDKNTADALAAEGFTDIDLDTLVAVLERDTLGVREVRLFGAAVRWADAEAQRQQLQPTPENKRRVLGKALSLIRFPLMTIEEFAAGPAQSGILTDREVVSLFLHFTVNPKPHVEFIDRPRCCLRGKECSITRFSQVESRWGYSGTSDRIRFSVNRRIFVVGFGLYGSIHGPTDYQVNIQIIHTDSNTVLGQNDTGFSCDGTASTFRVMFKEPVEILPSVNYIACATLKGPDSHYGTKGMRKVTHEAPATGTKTCFTFCYAAGNNNGTSVEDGQIPEVIFYT; from the exons ATGCGCTGTTGTGTATGTTTATTCCAGCAAAGCCTGCAGTGTTCGCCATCCAAGATGGCTGCGGGTGAAAGCAACAGCCGATCCTCGTGCCTAAACCTGTCTAATTCGGGGCCGCTGGGCAATGCGCCGCCGAGCAACAGCGCCCACTCCTCACCCGCCAGCAACGGGGGAGCCGTGGCCGCAGCCGGGGGGGTGAACCGGAGCGCGGGGAACGCGAACCCCCGGTCGGGCCCGGAGAACGGCGGAGGCGCCGAGTCTGCGGTGAGGAGCGCCCCGAGCGCGCACAACCCTCCGCGGCAGTCGGTCGGTCCGAGCGGAGCGACTTCAGGCGCTGCGTCAAACATGACGGCgacaccatcatcatcatcctcctcatcctcgtCCACCGCATCCTCCGCCGCCGCCGACGCGTCCGCCGCCGTCGCCTCGCTTCCCAGCAGCCCGGCTTCGGTTTTGGTTTATCGAGAGCCGGTCTACAACTGGCAAGCGACAAAAAGTACAGTGAAAGAAag ATTTTTATACTCCGATGAAGTGCAAATTGGACCGGAGACCGTCATGACCACGCTTTACACGGCCAAAAAGTACGCAGTACCGGCGCTCGAAGCCCACTGCGTCGAATTCTTGAAGAAAAACCTACGTGCTGACAATGCTTTCATGTTGCTTACCCAG GCACGGCTTTTTGACGAGCCCCAGCTGGCTAGTCTCTGTTTAGAGAATATCGACAAGAACACCGCTGATGCTCTAGCCGCCGAGGGATTTACGGATATCGACCTCG ACACCCTTGTGGCGGTCCTGGAGAGAGACACGCTGGGTGTACGGGAAGTGCGTCTCTTCGGGGCTGCGGTTCGTTGGGCGGATGCTGAGGCCCAAAGGCAACAGTTGCAGCCCACGCCGGAGAACAAGCGTAGAGTGTTGGGAAAAGCTCTTTCCCTTATTCGCTTCCCGCTTATGACTATTGAAGAGTTCGCAGCAG GTCCGGCTCAGTCTGGTATACTCACGGACCGGGAGGTGGTCAGTCTGTTCCTGCATTTTACCGTCAATCCAAAACCACACGTCGAGTTTATCGACCGGCCCCGCTGTTGCCTCCGGGGGAAAGAGTGCAGTATCACACGTTTCAGTCAAGTGGAGAGCCGCTGGGGCTACAGCGGAACCAGTGACCGCATCCG GTTTTCGGTGAACCGCAGAATATTCGTGGTGGGATTTGGGCTCTATGGGTCCATACACGGTCCAACTGACTATCAGGTCAACATCCAg attataCATACAGATAGCAATACAGTTCTCGGTCAGAACGATACAGGCTTCAGCTGCGATGGAACGGCCAGTACCTTCCGAGTCATGTTCAAGGAGCCTGTGGAAATTCTTCCCAGCGTCAACTACATTGCCTGCGCCACCCTCAAG GGGCCAGACTCTCATTATGGGACCAAAGGGATGCGTAAAGTCACCCACGAAGCCCCTGCTACTGGTACAAAGACCTGCTTTACGTTCTGCTACGCTGCAGGCAACAACAATGGCACTTCTGTAGAGGATGGACAAATCCCAGAGGTCATCTTCTACACATAA
- the hmg20b gene encoding SWI/SNF-related matrix-associated actin-dependent regulator of chromatin subfamily E member 1-related — translation MGGVKQEQTDAPASKDSQHIDTAQEENQSTSQPVKKRGWPKGKKRKKVLPNGPKAPVTGYVRFLNERREHIRALHPDLPFPEITKRLGAEWSRLAPHDKQRYLDEAERDKMQYARELREYQKSEAYQITCAKVQDKRIKREELTSVIINANSSGSAGFKNSDLTARFDVPIFTEEFLDQNKAREAELRRLRKANVEFEEQNSVLQKHIADMFSAKERLEAELGQDELRTQALQRHLQAIKQTLVNSLATVPLPGTGETPSIGTLDSYLSRLSSALESRPHEHRALVIKLQELLAHLDSEKL, via the exons ATGGGTGGCGTAAAGCAAGAGCAAACTGATGCTCCGGCATCTAAGGACTCTCAGCACATAGACACAGCACAAGAAGAG AATCAATCGACTTCCCAGCCAGTAAAGAAGCGAGGCTGGCCGAAagggaagaagagaaagaaggtGTTGCCAAACGGCCCCAAGGCTCCAGTTACTGGCTACGTGCGCTTCTTGAATGAGAGACGGGAACACATCCGGGCACTTCATCCTGATCTCCCCTTCCCAGAAATTACCAAGAGACTCGGAGCAGAATGGAGCCGTCTGGCTCCTCATGACAAACag CGCTATCTAGACGAAGCCGAAAGAGACAAAATGCAGTACGCACGAGAACTCAGGGAGTATCAAAAAAGTGAAGCTTACCAGATCACATGTGCAAAAGTTCAGGATAAGAGAATTAagagag AGGAGTTGACTTCTGTCATTATCAACGCCAACAGTTCAGGATCTGCAGGTTTTAAG AACTCGGACTTAACAGCCAGATTTGACGTCCCTATCTTCACAGAAGAATTTTTAGACCAAAACaaag CGCGAGAAGCAGAGCTGCGGCGACTGCGCAAGGCTAACGTGGAGTTCGAAGAGCAGAACTCGGTTCTCCAGAAGCACATTGCCGACATGTTCAGCGCTAAAGAGCGACTGGAGGCCGAGCTGGGCCAGGATGAGCTTCGCACGCAAGCTCTACAGCGCCACCTACAGGCCATCAAACAGACCCTGGTCAACAGCCTGGCCACTGTGCCTTTGCCAG gcaCAGGTGAGACGCCATCGATTGGAACGCTGGACTCGTACCTGAGTCGCTTGAGTAGTGCTTTAGAGAGCAGGCCTCATGAGCATCGCGCCTTAGTCATCAAGCTACAGGAGCTCTTGGCTCACCTAGACAG TGAGAAGCTTTGA